In Streptococcus gallolyticus subsp. gallolyticus DSM 16831, the sequence TCAGACTAATTATCTCTATCATCATGTTCCGCAGCAAAAAATGGATGAATACTATAAGATAAGGTGAGGTGAGGGGGGAAAAACGTAGCATGAATTGAAACAAAAAACATTCTTTTATGGTATAATAGTGTTGTAAGTGTGTTTATGTTTTATGATGAAATTAAGAATAATCTAACGCAAGGGGGCATATGATGAATTTAGAAGATAAATATCTACAATATGCCAAAGAAAATAAAGAGGAATTTATTAAAAAAATAACTCATGGAAAATTTCCGAGCGACGAAAGGGATGCTGTTTTTATGGCAGGAAGCCCAGGCGCTGGAAAAACGGAAATTGTTACAGAGTTAATTAAAAACTATGATAATTTAGTTGTTATTGATGCTGACTGTTTTAGAGAGATGTTTGCTGACTATAATGGACAAAATTCGAGTTTATTTCAAAAAGCTTCGTCTTGGTTAGTTGAACAAGCTTTTCAGTTTGCTGTTAAAAATGGTTATTCATTTATTATGGATGCTACATTTGCTGTTCCGAGTGCAGAAAAGAAAATTGTTAAAGTTTTAAAGAAGAATTACCAAGTGTTGATTTTTTATGTTTATCAAGAACCTGAAATTGCTTGGAAGTTCACAAAAGCTAGAGAAATTGCAGAAGGTCGCCTAGTTCCAAGACTAACTTTTATTAACGCTTTTTTCAAAGCTAGAGAAAATGTAAAAAAAGTAAAAGAACGACATTCTGAGGTTATTTTGCATATCATTATTAAAGACTATCAAAATAATATTTCTGAAATCCATTATGACACTGATAACTTAGAACTCATTATCCCACAAAGATATAAACTGGAAGAATTGGAGAAAATACTAAATGACTGAACAAGAGCAAGTAAAACAAATCGTTGAGAAATATAATAAAAGCCTTTCGAACTTATCAAATAATGCAAGTGCAAAAGAATTTAAAACTGTCATGAAATACATCGCCGACCAAGCTAATAAACGCCAACGTCAATTGGTTGGATTGGAAGATTGAATAGAATATGAGGAATAAACACCCTTCCTATTTAGTTTTATATAAGGAAGGGTGTTTTTGGTTGAATAATCAAAAATGTATCAATAATATGGTATTATATTGGTATATAATTTATAAATCAAGTAATCGGAGGAAGATTATGAATAAACAGCAACTTGCTTCAAAGATTTGGGAATCAGCTAATAAAATGCGTTCTAAAAT encodes:
- a CDS encoding zeta toxin family protein, whose amino-acid sequence is MNLEDKYLQYAKENKEEFIKKITHGKFPSDERDAVFMAGSPGAGKTEIVTELIKNYDNLVVIDADCFREMFADYNGQNSSLFQKASSWLVEQAFQFAVKNGYSFIMDATFAVPSAEKKIVKVLKKNYQVLIFYVYQEPEIAWKFTKAREIAEGRLVPRLTFINAFFKARENVKKVKERHSEVILHIIIKDYQNNISEIHYDTDNLELIIPQRYKLEELEKILND